The DNA window GGCCGCTAGCGACTGCTTGCAGGTCGCTCGAAAGGGTCAGCGAGACATCGGGGGCCGCGAACACGCCGCGCCGCAGGCGCGGCAAATTAGACAAGGAGAAGAGTCGTGCGCGACATGGTCGAGATCGGAATGGGTCGGACCGCCCGGCGTACCTATGAACTGGACGATGTAGACATCGTCCCGTCGCGGCGGACTCGTTCGTCGAAGCAGGTATCGCTGGGGTGGCAGTTGGACGCCTACCGGTTCGAGATCCCGTTCCTCGCGCATCCCACCGACGCGCTCGTCTCACCGGAGTTCGCCATCGAACTCGGACGGCTCGGTGGGCTCGGTGTCATCAACGGTGAGGGGCTCTGGGCCCGGCACGCCGATGTCACCGCGAAGATCGACCAGCTGCTCGAGCTCGTCGCCAAGGGCGGGTACGAGCGTGCCGTCGCGCTGCTGCAGGAGCTGCACGCCGCGCCGATGCAGCCGGATCTGCTGGCCGCCGCGGTCGCGCAGGTGCGGGCCGCCGGTGTGACGGTCGCGGTGCGGGTGAGCCCGCAGAACGCCCGCGCCCTGACTCCCGCGCTGGTGCAGGCCGGTATCGACCTGCTCGTCGTGCACGGCACCATCATCTCCGCCGAACACGTCGGCGACGGTGAGCCGTTGAATCTCAAGACCTTCATCGCCGAACTCGACGTGCCGGTGGTCGCCGGTGGGGTCAGTGATCACAAGACCGCGCTGCATCTGATGCGCACCGGCGCCGCGGGCGTCATCGTCGGCTACGGCTCCTACCCGGGCGCGACCACGACCGGCGAGGTGCTCGGCATCGGGGTGCCGATGGCGACCGCGATCGCCGACGCCGCCGCCGCGCGCCGCGACTACCTGGACGAAACCGGCGGGCGCTATGTGCACGTGATCGCCGACGGTGATATCGCGAATTCGGGTCAGCTGGCCAAGGCCATTGCCTGTGGCGCGGATGCCGCCATGCTCGGTGTGCCGCTGGCGCTGGCCGCCGAGGCGCCGGGCCGCGGCTGGTACTGGCCGTCGTCGGCCGCGCATCCCTCGGTGCCGCGCGGTTCGCTGCTGCACGTGGAGGATCCGTGGGATCTGGGCGGCGAGCTGTCCGGTGACACCGGCGATACGTTGCGCCCGAGCCTGGAGCGCGTTCTCTTCGGTCCCTCCGACGACCCCTTCGGCTCGCTGAATCTCGTTGGCGGCCTGCGCCGTTCGATGGCGAAGGCGGGCTACTCCGACCTCAAGGAATTCCAGCGGGTCGGTCTGAGCGTGCGCGCCTGACCTGAGCGGATGACGGGTCGGCGTTCAGCGAACGTGGGTCGGCACCGTGTGCTCGCGCAGGAACTGCTGGATGACGGCGTTGACGGGTTCGGGGTGGGTCATGGTGACCGCTAAGCGCGCGCCCGCGATCTCCGCGTAGGTGGATGCGGTCAGCCCCTCGGCGAGCTGTTCGGCGCGGTCGCGGGCGATACCGCTGTCGGTGGCGTGAATCACCAAGGCGGGGCAGGTGATTTCGGCCAAGCGGTCCAGCACCGAGTCCCGGCCGAGCAGGCAGCCCGCGGCGACCTCGATGCCGCGGCGGTCGCGGACCAGCCACCGCTTGGTCCAGATCGCTCGGTACCACTCGTCATCGCCGATCAGCCAGTACGCGAGTTGTTCGACGGCTTCCCGGCGGGAGCCGTCGTCGTACCACTCGTCCAGGAATTTCTGGGTCGCGGTGGACTGTTCGGCTGTTGGGCCGTGCGCCTCGGTGCTGATCAAGATCAGCGCCGAAACCCGCTCGGGTGCGATGAGCGCGGTGCGTAGCGCGGTGAACCCCCCTTGCGCGGTGCCGCCGAACACCGCGCGTTCGGCACCGAGATGATCGAGCACGGTGAGGGCGTCGCGCGCGGCGGTCCAGTAGGTGAACGGCAGCCCCTGGTCCTTGGTGCGCCCGTGCCCGCGCGCGTCCCAGGACACGATCCGGAATTCCGGTGCGAGCGCGGCCATCTGGGATGCGAACATCGTTCGGTCCATGAAGAATTCGTGTGCGAGTAAGACCACCGGACCGTCGCCGCCACTGTCCTCGTAGTGGATGTCGGCGTCTATCGCGCGGGCGAAGGGCACGGCATGAGGATAACCAGCGGTGCGGGGGTGCGCGGGACGATTCAGCCACTCACTAAACTGTGCGGGTGGCAGAAACTCAGAGACCGGTCCTCGTCGTCGACTTCGGCGCACAATACGCCCAGCTGATCGCCCGGCGGGTCCGTGAATCGAGTGTGTTCTCGGAGGTGATTCCGCATAGCACCACGGTGGAGGAGATCGCCGAGAAGCAGCCACTCGCGGTGATCCTGTCCGGCGGACCCGCCAGCGTGTATGCCGAGGGCGCACCGCAGTTGGACGCGCGGCTGTTCGATCTCGGCATCCCGGTCTTCGGCATCTGCTACGGCTTCCAGGCCATGGCGCAGGCGCTCGGCGGCACCGTCTCGCAGACCGGCACCCGTGAATACGGCCGCACCGACCTCAATATCGACGGTGGCCTGCTGCACGGCGGCCTGCCGACCAAGCAGCCGGTGTGGATGAGCCACGGCGACGCCGTTACCGACGCGCCCGAGGGTTTCGAGGTGACCGGCACCAGCGCGGGCGCGCCGGTCGCCGCGTTCGAGGATCGGGCCCGCAAGCTGGCCGGTGTGCAGTACCACCCGGAGGTGCTGCATTCGCCGCACGGCCAGCAGGTGCTCAGCCGCTTCCTGCACGAACTCGCCGAGATTCCGGCCACCTGGACCCCGGCCAATATCGCTGATTCGCTGATCACCTCGGTGCGCGAGCAGATCGGTGACGGCCACGCCATCTGCGGGCTGTCGGGCGGCGTGGACAGCGCGGTTGCCGCCGCGCTGGTGCAGCGCGCCATCGGCGACCGGCTGACCTGTGTATTCGTCGACCACGGCCTGTTGCGGGCGGGGGAGCGCGAGCAGGTGCAGCAGGACTTCGTCGCCGCGACCGGCGCGAAGCTGGTGACCGTCGACGCGGTGGACAAGTTCCTCGGTGAACTGAAGGGCATCACCGATCCGGAGGAGAAGCGCAAGACCATCGGCCGGGAGTTCATCCGGTCGTTCGAGGACGCGGTCTCCGAGGTGGTCGTCGAGCAGGGCGGTGGCGCGCTGCCGAAGGTCGAATTCCTGGTGCAGGGCACGCTGTATCCGGACGTCGTCGAATCCGGTGGCGGCTCGGGCACCGCGAATATCAAGAGCCATCACAATGTCGGCGGTCTGCCCGACGATCTGGAGTTCGAACTCGTCGAGCCGCTGCGGCTGCTGTTCAAGGACGAGGTGCGCGCGGTCGGCCGTGAGCTCGGGCTGCCCGAGGAAATCGTTGCCCGCCAACCGTTCCCGGGGCCCGGCCTGGCCATCCGGATTGTCGGTGAGGTCACCGCGGACCGGCTGGACACGCTGCGCCAGGCCGATGCCATCGCGCGCGAGGAGTTGACCGCCGCCGGTCTGGACCGCCAGATCTGGCAGTGCCCGGTGGTGCTGCTCGCCGATGTGCGCAGTGTCGGCGTACAGGGCGACGGCCGCACCTACGGTCATCCGATCGTGCTGCGCCCGGTCTCCAGCGAGGACGCCATGACCGCGGACTGGACTCGCCTGCCCTACGACGTGCTCGAGCGCATCTCCACCCGCATCACCAATGAGGTGGCCGAGGTCAACCGGGTGGTCCTCGATGTGACGAGCAAACCGCCGGGCACCATCGAATGGGAGTGACCCCTCGAACGGGGCTGATCGACCGGCTTTCGGGAGTACCGTCAGCCGGGTAGACCAGTTTCCAGGGGGTCCGATGGCGAAGAAGCCACTCTGCACCGTCAACGCAGTCGTCGAAGCAACGTGTGGAGCCGTGGCCGCGCTGCTCACCACGGTGAGCGCCGGTCCGGTCGGCCCGGACAACGCCTTCTTCCTCGCCGACGGACCGGATCCCGGGATGCGGCTGCGCGGCGGCCCGAACGAATTTCGGGCCGCGATCGCGGGGAATTCCAACGGGATTCGGGTCGAGGTGGATCGGGCGCAGGCGATGCTCGCGGTCGAGGGACAGTGGTGGTTTCGCGCCGAATGCCGCGTGCTGCCGCATCCAAAGGGGGCCCGGGTGACCCAGCAGGTGTTCAACGTCGCCACCAGTGCGCGGTGGATGGTGCCGATGATCGCGCGGGGTGTCGAGGGGAAGCAACGGATGAGTATGCAGCGGTTGCTGGACCGGATCGGCGAACATCTCGGCTGTTCAGCCTATTTGGACTAGCGGCGTCGGTGGAGGCGCGCCGGGGAGTGTGAGCGC is part of the Nocardia sp. NBC_00565 genome and encodes:
- a CDS encoding GuaB3 family IMP dehydrogenase-related protein translates to MRDMVEIGMGRTARRTYELDDVDIVPSRRTRSSKQVSLGWQLDAYRFEIPFLAHPTDALVSPEFAIELGRLGGLGVINGEGLWARHADVTAKIDQLLELVAKGGYERAVALLQELHAAPMQPDLLAAAVAQVRAAGVTVAVRVSPQNARALTPALVQAGIDLLVVHGTIISAEHVGDGEPLNLKTFIAELDVPVVAGGVSDHKTALHLMRTGAAGVIVGYGSYPGATTTGEVLGIGVPMATAIADAAAARRDYLDETGGRYVHVIADGDIANSGQLAKAIACGADAAMLGVPLALAAEAPGRGWYWPSSAAHPSVPRGSLLHVEDPWDLGGELSGDTGDTLRPSLERVLFGPSDDPFGSLNLVGGLRRSMAKAGYSDLKEFQRVGLSVRA
- a CDS encoding alpha/beta fold hydrolase, whose amino-acid sequence is MPFARAIDADIHYEDSGGDGPVVLLAHEFFMDRTMFASQMAALAPEFRIVSWDARGHGRTKDQGLPFTYWTAARDALTVLDHLGAERAVFGGTAQGGFTALRTALIAPERVSALILISTEAHGPTAEQSTATQKFLDEWYDDGSRREAVEQLAYWLIGDDEWYRAIWTKRWLVRDRRGIEVAAGCLLGRDSVLDRLAEITCPALVIHATDSGIARDRAEQLAEGLTASTYAEIAGARLAVTMTHPEPVNAVIQQFLREHTVPTHVR
- the guaA gene encoding glutamine-hydrolyzing GMP synthase; this translates as MRVAETQRPVLVVDFGAQYAQLIARRVRESSVFSEVIPHSTTVEEIAEKQPLAVILSGGPASVYAEGAPQLDARLFDLGIPVFGICYGFQAMAQALGGTVSQTGTREYGRTDLNIDGGLLHGGLPTKQPVWMSHGDAVTDAPEGFEVTGTSAGAPVAAFEDRARKLAGVQYHPEVLHSPHGQQVLSRFLHELAEIPATWTPANIADSLITSVREQIGDGHAICGLSGGVDSAVAAALVQRAIGDRLTCVFVDHGLLRAGEREQVQQDFVAATGAKLVTVDAVDKFLGELKGITDPEEKRKTIGREFIRSFEDAVSEVVVEQGGGALPKVEFLVQGTLYPDVVESGGGSGTANIKSHHNVGGLPDDLEFELVEPLRLLFKDEVRAVGRELGLPEEIVARQPFPGPGLAIRIVGEVTADRLDTLRQADAIAREELTAAGLDRQIWQCPVVLLADVRSVGVQGDGRTYGHPIVLRPVSSEDAMTADWTRLPYDVLERISTRITNEVAEVNRVVLDVTSKPPGTIEWE